From Astatotilapia calliptera chromosome 19, fAstCal1.2, whole genome shotgun sequence, a single genomic window includes:
- the ralgapa1 gene encoding ral GTPase-activating protein subunit alpha-1 codes for MFSKKPHGDVKKSTQKVLDPKKDVLTRLKHLRIVIENAEPAELKQFFDLNYSHIYYVFFENFVTIEVSLKQKGHKSQREELDSILFIFEKILQLLPERIQSRWQFHSIGLILKKLLHTGNSLKIRREGVRLFLLWMQALQSNAEREQLCMFACLIPGFPAPLCHGTPRTLDTLINPPLSLTETQVTPEEITPLVPPQSGDKNQEDLTAYFLEALLKYMVNQAKSLEWRCKENHERGFSFLFGHFRKFYLPHIFPNFSMETSLYSPMLDVPPMRSKPYYSVVRREQDSGETLYCTKESFLQARVVFIRWLVSFWLEPRPNTHTHIPGTEGENVPKNIQRAAAGFAARSTGSSEDSGGGGIRSDSHLEASGSSSGRGGGSMELSGGAGTEPEQSHSNTSTLTEREPSSSSLCSMDEEQLTDMEVVRRVLTSSRTNVNFITEIFRQAFLLPMCEAAAMRKVVRVYQEWISMEDKPVFMKEPEEGPYPIVTATSMDTGSQFGDKDDEGMNKVIDSELLEYSVHAGVQTTLQVFITHSSNVFLLEPANDIKILLEEHVDMCKRVLNIYRSLVMHETMDQKTWEQILLILLRVTESVMKRPPSIMPQGKKNNTLSGRLAGPIFQTLIVAWIKGNLNVYISRELWDDLLSVLSSLTCWEELVTEWSLTMETLTKVLARNLYSVDLNELPLDKLSEQKQKKHKGKGIGPESQRQVVDRSFSKGWSRDQPGQAAAMRQRSATTAGSPGIEKARSIVRQKTVALRSCSTGDSLLSSAFIRSAKSAPALAPPLPVLLHHHHHPLLPPLADQLADLEDPPITLTSRTSRMRHSSQSDETPPISCSEVFQGGACDLDTPAPSSLARSSSASDIMEPFITERVKGEDPQRDPNLIPNPSPHHHHSTTSSLLVTNSHAAQPPSQSLTFSSPTPFAFSNGAVSSSSEVKDDGSVCDQFWHQSVSRSRGSSSDWVSDWDSAFAFQPEKEADADEGETGEDDLFSSIRDYLINKEAERKGETGEKDSPGRAVENSVALPALVQTGLARTQLENRGQLGEAKQVVREDRQVSKSVRHSSVDSIEENEAEQPSIYECLELQCQWPSPSAKVGSSLERTTAEKKVVGGNSGKATVLEGKYDLWGDTEEKQDDKEMAANDKSSLIRQDTTVGEGSSESVPQTSEPTKTKMSRSSTKRHHSGGVHVSFRPSTESVQFHNPLENKEAHWKARLRRLSHFHTHSHSAGEKPGVGAGAGSGGKLGTGGSGKFGSVAVISHRTGVHEKLASGTLTDSSGTGGTAGLETRSGTGGDKDKQHAGSCVGSSHGPEVHSEVLSSSSGSSGVRGRLGRSALRSRASRSRSQEPGSTASRHHQGALLGGVYKTVVHALSSKPRPQGQGSSQGSSPQRQARATMGDASLRDLYSHVLGYFGRKTTTPANKEEVVQKARPVSTDVGSSNPNFSDLMDEFIQERLRAKGTSGRRGSSPGSLEVPRDLPELLEASHSRDGSRPLDDLRPVDDPGVPSEWTSPASASGSDVISSDSQSDSFNAFQYSTCKFDNFTFSSEASAGGAGSAAGGGGGRGSSLDQDSLGGGVACEEQEVASLTTLHIDSETSSLSHTVTVTGSESASPMHSLGGSRSQTPSPATLTAEHTEHTHSHSHTHLQLDQKLHNSVLQTPDDLETSEFPSEDCSVMAGGSLTGWHADVATVMWRRMLGILGDVNSIKDPEIHAQVFDYLCELWQNLAKIRDNLGISLDNQSSPPPPVLIPPLRILTPWLFKATMLTERYKQGKLHAYKLICRIMKRRQDVSPNTDYLTHFYNIMHQGLLHQDQDIVNTIIKHCSPRFFSIGLPGATMLILDFIIAASRVTACSSLNAPRVEAQILLGSLVCFPNFYGELPALHPTTADVVLTKFPDVKEHIVKTILTSARDEPSAPARCVALCSLGIWLCEELAHGTQHPQIKDALNVICVTLKYPNKSVALVASDILHLLISYVDHLQKFPPDTPKKIVEILIATITYLLPTTESSPHELDKRLVVSLLLCLLDWVMALPPKTLLQPVQTRSPPERDQPTKTLLSCIYKVLHGCVYGAQSFSNPKYFPLQLSDLLSPDYDPFLPLENLREPEPLHSPDSERSSKLQPVTEVRSRIQHGLVSIAARTVITHLVNHLGHYPMSGGPATLSSQVCENQDNPFCESADLGPELFHSPNLQFLVLNGSTLLSVLQIRSESGVPGGGMTAGLSSAPACVRVIIRDVAGKHSWDSAVLYGPPPCSPNSPAHTLLTHTQSPHTTNLHLRTPPGGLLKKMGAKREDGEEDGQEERGAEEGVRTDGDRQEYQGEGEEEAEERKASEGEKEDQRDGGGGFEREEEEEEEEKDEHRMDSEADPAKSSLEQHLAPPLAKRVCREAVPAWDSLREGDDALDEMLQYLGYSSPECLQRAGMPLNIPAPPPVCVSEKQENDVINAILKQSAAERDFVLHRGEELNMRAVHQTEPETQTPQSAFYYCRLLINILGLNSWEKRSSFHLLRKNEKLLRELKNLDSRQCRETHKIAVFYVAEGQEDKHSILTNTAGSQAYEDFVSGLGWEVDLPTHCGFMGGLQRNRSTGQTTPYYATSTTEVIYHVSTRMPHDQDLNLTKKLRHLGNDEVHIVWSEHSRDYRRGIIPTEFGDVLIIIYPMKNHMYSIHILKKPEVPFFGPLFDGAIVDMKILPTMVRATAINASRALKSLIPLYQNFYEERARYLENIVQNHQEPTTFEDYAARVYSPAPCTHLPSDTGETTAAAATPVNKCMK; via the exons atgttttccaaaaaaccTCATGGGGACGTTAAAAAATCCACACAGAAAGTGCTGGACCCAAAGAAGGACGTGCTGACGAGGCTCAAGCATCTCAGAATAGTCATAG aaaatgcGGAGCCGGCCGAGCTGAAGCAATTCTTCGACCTGAACTATTCTCATATCTACTATGTTTTCTTTGAGAATTTTGTCACCATTGAGGTCAGCCTCAAGCAAAAAG gtcATAAATCTCAGAGGGAAGAGCTGGACTCGATCCTCTTCATCTTTGAG aaaataCTTCAGCTCCTACCTGAGAGAATCCAGAGCCGATGGCAGTTCCACAGCATTG GGCTGATTCTGAAGAAGCTGCTGCACACTGGGAACTCTCTGAAG ATCCGCCGTGAAGGTGTGCGCTTGTTCCTGTTATGGATGCAGGCCTTACAGAGTAATGCAGAACGTGAGCAGCTCTGCATGTTTGCCTGTTTGATTCCTGGATTCCCGGCTCCGCTCTGCCACGGGACTCCACGGACCCTGGATACTCTAATCAACCCACCACTGAGTTTGACAGAGA ctcaggTGACTCCAGAAGAGATCACTCCACTTGTTCCTCCCCAGTCAGGTGATAAGAACCAGGAAGATCTCACTGCCTACTTCCTAGAAGCTCTACTGAAATACATGGTAAACCAG GCAAAGTCTCTAGAGTGGCGGTGTAAAGAGAACCATGAACGTGGCTTCAGTTTCCTCTTTGGTCATTTCAGGAAGTTCTACCTTCCTCACATCTTTCCCAACTTCTCCATGGAAACCAGCCTCTACAGCCCCATGCTGG ATGTGCCTCCTATGCGTTCTAAGCCGTACTACAGTGTTGTGCGCAGAGAGCAGGACAGCGGCGAAACGCTGTATTGCACTAAGGAAAGTTTCCTTCAGGCTCGAGTTGTCTTTATCCGCTGGCTGGTTTCCTTCTGGCTCGAGCCACGACCCAACACACATACCCACATCCCaggaacagagggagagaaTGTCCCCAAGAACATACAG CgagcagcagctggatttgCAGCTCGCTCCACAGGCAGCTCAGAGGACAGCGGTGGGGGAGGGATTCGATCTGACAGCCACCTTGAAGCAAGCGGAAGCTCAAGTGGGCGAGGAGGAGGAAGCATGGAGCTCTCCGGAGGTGCAGGGACTGAACCTGAACAGAGCCACTCGAACACATCTacactgacagagagagagcccAGCTCCTCCTCACTCTGCTCCATGGATGAAGAGCAGCTGACAGACATGGAGGTGGTGAGAAGAGTGCTGACCAGCTCCAGAACCAACGTCAACTTCATCACAGAGATCTTTCGACAG GCGTTTCTTCTTCCCATGTGCGAGGCAGCGGCGATGCGAAAGGTGGTCCGAGTTTACCAGGAGTGGATCTCCATGGAAGACAAACCAGTTTTCATGAAGGAGCCAGAGGAGGGCCCTTATCCTATAGTCACGGCCACAAGTATGGATACAGGCTCGCAATTCGGAGACAAAGATGATGAG ggAATGAATAAAGTGATTGACAGTGAATTGTTGGAATACAGTGTTCATGCTGGAGTTCAAACTACACTACAG GTGTTTATCACCCACTCCTCTAACGTTTTCCTGCTGGAACCAGCCAACGACATTAAGATCCTTTTGGAGGAGCATGTCGATATGTGCAAGCGAGTGCTGAACATCTACCGCAGCCTTGTCATGCATGAAACCATGGACCAGAAGACatg GGAGCAGATCTTGCTGATTTTGCTGAGGGTGACAGAGTCAGTAATGAAAAGGCCTCCATCCATCATGCCTCAGGGCAAGAAGAACAACACATTGTCGGGCAGATTAGCTGGACCCATCTTTCAG ACACTGATAGTAGCCTGGATTAAGGGCAACTTAAACGTCTACATAAGCAGAGAGCTGTGGGAtgacctcctctctgtcctctcctCCCTAACCTGCTGGGAGGAGCTGGTCACTGAATGGTCACTGACCATGGAGACGCTTACAAAG GTTTTGGCAAGGAACCTGTACAGTGTCGATCTGAATGAGCTGCCTCTCGACAAGCTcagtgaacaaaaacagaagaaacataAAGGAAAAG GTATTGGTCCGGAGAGCCAGCGGCAGGTTGTCGATCGTTCCTTCTCTAAAGGCTGGAGCAGAGACCAACCAGGCCAGGCAGCCGCCATGAGACAGCGAAGCGCCACCACCGCTGGGTCACCAGGCATCGAAAAAGCCCGCAGTATTGTCCGGCAGAAGACTGTAG CCCTGCGTAGCTGTTCTACAGGGGATTCTCTGCTGTCCTCAGCCTTTATCCGCAGTGCTAAGAGTGCTCCTGCTCTGGCTCCACCTCTTCctgtcctcctccaccaccaccaccaccctttACTACCCCCCCTTGCCGACCAGCTGGCAG ACCTCGAGGATCCACCAATCACACTGACATCCCGCACGTCTCGGATGCGCCACTCATCCCAGAGCGACGAGACTCCTCCCATCTCCTGTTCTGAGGTCTTCCAGGGTGGGGCTTGTGATCTGGATACCCCAGCCCCATCCTCCCTTGCAAGGAGCAGCAGTGCCTCTGACATCATGGAGCCTTTCATCACAGAGCGGGTCAAAGGTGAAGATCCCCAGAGGGATCCAAATTTGATCCCAAATCCTTCTCCCCATCACCACCACTCCACAACTTCTTCCTTACTCGTAACCAACAGTCACGCAGCTCAACCACCCTCACAGTCCCTCACCTTCTCTTCTCCCACCCCTTTTGCCTTCTCCAATGGTGCTGTTTCCTCGTCCTCAGAGGTAAAAGATGATGGTAGTGTGTGCGATCAATTCTGGCACCAAAGTGTCTCTCGAAGCCGAGGTTCTAGTTCCGATTGGGTGAGTGACTGGGACTCAGCCTTCGCCTTTCAACCTGAAAAGGAAGCTGATGCAGATGAGGGTGAAACTGGGGAAGATGATTTATTCTCTTCTATTAGGGACTACCTCATTAACAAAGAAGCTGAGAGGAAGGGCGAGACAGGCGAGAAAGATAGTCCCGGTCGAGCGGTAGAAAACAGCGTTGCTTTACCCGCACTCGTGCAAACAGGATTGGCAAGAACACAGTTAGAAAACAGAGGGCAGCTCGGAGAAGCAAAGCAGGTGGTAAGGGAGGACAGACAGGTAAGTAAATCAGTGAGACATAGCAGTGTGGATTCTATTGAGGAGAATGAGGCAGAGCAGCCGAGTATCTATGAGTGCTTGGAGCTGCAGTGTCAGTGGCCATCACCCAGTGCTAAGGTGGGCTCTAGTTTAGAAAGAACTACTGCTGAAAAGAAGGTTGTGGGAGGAAATAGTGGAAAGGCAACAGTATTGGAAGGGAAATATGACTTATGGGGTGATACAGAAGAGAAACAAGATGAtaaagaaatggcagcaaatgaCAAGTCCAGTTTAATTAGGCAAGATACTACTGTGGGTGAAGGAAGCAGTGAATCAGTTCCCCAAACTTCAGAACCCACTAAGACCAAGATGTCCCGTAGTAGCACTAAGAGGCATCATTCTGGGGGTGTCCATGTCAGTTTCCGGCCCTCAACTGAATCTGTCCAGTTCCATAACCCTCTTGAAAATAAGGAGGCCCACTGGAAAGCCCGGCTACGCCGGCTCAGTCActtccacacacacagccactcgGCTggagagaaacctggggttggaGCTGGGGCAGGGTCAGGGGGGAAGCTGGGAACAGGGGGTTCAGGTAAGTTTGGCTCTGTGGCTGTTATCAGCCATAGAACAGGCGTACACGAGAAATTAGCATCTGGGACTCTAACAGATAGCAGTGGGACAGGGGGCACAGCAGGCCTGGAAACCCGGTCTGGGACTGGAGGGGACAAAGACAAGCAGCATGCTGGATCCTGTGTGGGATCCAGTCATGGCCCAGAGGTTCACTCTGAGGTGTTGTCAAGCAGTTCAGGTTCCTCAGGAGTGCGCGGACGTTTAGGACGTTCCGCCTTGCGATCTAGAGCCTCCCGCTCACGCTCCCAAGAGCCAGGGAGCACTGCCTCACGGCACCACCAGGGGGCTCTTCTTGGTGGTGTTTATAAGACTGTGGTTCACGCTCTGTCGTCCAAGCCTCGGCCCCAAGGTCAGGGGTCATCCCAAGGCTCGTCGCCGCAGCGGCAGGCCCGGGCCACCATGGGTGATGCATCACTCAGGGATCTCTACTCCCATGTCCTGGGCTACTTTGGACGAAAGACGACTACGCCAG cCAATAAAGAGGAGGTGGTCCAGAAGGCCCGTCCAGTCTCCACTGATGTTGGAAGCAGCAACCCAAACTTCTCTGACCTCATGGATGAGTTTATCCAGGAGAGACTGAGGGCCAAAGGAACTTCA GGTCGCCGTGGCAGCAGCCCGGGAAGCCTGGAAGTCCCCAGGGATCTGCCAGAGCTCCTGGAGGCCAGTCATAGTCGTGATGGATCGCGACCCTTAGATGATCTTCGGCCTGTCGATGATCCGGGGGTTCCCTCTGAGTGGACGTCACCCGCTAGTGCCAGCGGTTCTGATGTCATCAGCTCCGACAGCCAGTCAGACTCCTTTAATGCCTTTCAGTACTCCACCTGCAAATTTGATA aTTTTACTTTTAGCTCCGAGGCGTCTGCAGGGGGAGCTGGATCTGCagcaggagggggaggaggtcgAGGCAGCTCGCTGGATCAGGACAGTCTCGGTGGGGGCGTGGCCTGTGAAGAGCAGGAGGTGGCCAGTTTGACGACACTTCACATCGACTCAGAGACGAGCAGCCTGAGCCACACTGTCACGGTTACAG GTTCGGAGAGTGCATCACCCATGCATTCACTCGGGGGCTCTCGTTCCCAGACTCCTTCTCCTGCCACTTTGACAGCAGAGCACACTGAGCACACGCATTCCCACTCCCACACCCATTTACAGCTGGACCAGAAACTCCACAACTCTGTCTTACAGACCCCCGATGACCTGG AAACGAGTGAGTTCCCCAGTGAGGACTGTAGCGTGATGGCGGGCGGCTCTCTGACCGGATGGCACGCAGATGTTGCCACGGTAATGTGGCGAAGGATGCTGGGTATCCTGGGAGATGTGAACAGCATCAAGGACCCAGAAATCCACGCTCAGGTCTTTGACTACCTGTGTGAACTTTGGCAAAACCTGGCCAAG ATCAGGGATAATTTGGGCATTTCTCTGGATAACCAGTCGTCTCCCCCACCCCCTGTTCTGATCCCACCCCTGAGAATCCTCACCCCTTGGCTCTTTAAG GCCACCATGCTGACAGAGCGTTACAAGCAGGGGAAACTTCACGCCTACAAGCTGATTTGTAGGATCATGAAGAGACGGCAAGACGTTTCACCAAACACAGACTATCTGACACACTTCTATAACATCATGCATCAAGGACTTCTCCACCAAGACCAG GACATTGTGAACACCATCATCAAACACTGTAGTCCCAGGTTCTTTAGTATCGGTCTACCTGGAGCCACCATGCTGATCCTGGATTTCATCATCGCAGCTTCTAGAGTCACTGCCTGCTCATCACTCAAT GCTCCAAGAGTTGAAGCACAGATTCTTCTCGGATCTCTGGTGTGCTTTCCCAACTTTTACGGGGAGCTTCCTGCTCTCCACCCCACCACAGCTGACGTGGTACTTACCAAGTTCCCTGATGTCAAG gagcaTATCGTCAAAACCATCCTGACCTCTGCCAGGGATGAACCCTCTGCTCCTGCTAG GTGTGTGGCTTTGTGCAGTCTGGGGATATGGCTGTGTGAGGAGCTGGCCCACGGGACTCAACATCCACAGATTAAAGATGCTCTCAATGTGATCTGTGTTACCTTGAAG TACCCCAATAAGAGTGTAGCGCTGGTGGCGTCAGACATCCTGCACCTTCTGATCAGTTACGTTGATCATCTGCAGAAATTCCCACCCGACACTCCAAAGAAGATCGTAGAG ATTTTGATTGCCACCATCACATACTTGCTGCCTACTACTGAGTCTTCACCTCATGAACTGGATAAAAGG CTGGtagtttccctcctgttgtgtCTGTTGGATTGGGTGATGGCACTGCCTCCAAAGACTCTTCTTCAGCCTGTGCAAACACGAAGCCCCCCAGAGAGGGACCAGCCTACCAAAACGCTCCTCAGCTGTATTTATAAG GTATTACATGGCTGTGTGTATGGGGCACAGTCTTTCAGCAATCCCAAGTATTTCCCGCTGCAACTGTCGGACCTGTTGAGTCCAGACTACGACCCGTTCTTGCCTTTAGAGAACCTCCGAGAACCAGAACCGCTACACAGTCCGGACTCTGAGCGATCCAGCAAACTGCAGCCAGTCACCGAAG TTCGTAGCCGTATTCAGCATGGCCTCGTCTCCATTGCAGCCAGAACAGTTATTACCCACCTGGTAAACCATCTGGGACATTATCCCATGTCCGGAGGCCCCGCTACTCTGTCCAGTCAG GTGTGTGAAAACCAGGACAACCCGTTCTGTGAGAGTGCAGATCTTGGGCCAGAACTTTTCCATTCaccaaacctgcagttcctggTTCTGAATGGATCCACGCTGCTGTCTGTGCTTCAG ATCCGATCAGAGTCCGGTGTGCCAGGAGGCGGAATGACGGCTGGTTTGTCCTCTGCTCCCGCTTGTGTTCGCGTCATCATCCGAGATGTAGCTGGAAAACACTCGTGGGACTCCGCCGTCCTCTATGGGCCTCCGCCATGTTCTCCTAACAGTCCAGCGCACACACTTTTAACACACACGCAGTCACCTCACACTACAAATCTTCATTTACGCACCCCACCAGGAGGTCTGCTGAAAAAGATGGGAGCGAAAAGAGAAGATGGCGAAGAGGACGGGCAAgaggagaggggggcagaggaGGGAGTGAGAACGGATGGTGACAGGCAGGAGTAtcagggagagggagaggaggaagcagaggagaggaaagcaaGTGAGGGGGAGAAAGAAGATCAGAGAGAtggtggaggtggatttgaaagggaagaagaagaggaggaggaggagaaagatgaACATCGAATGGATAGTGAGGCAGATCCAGCAAAGTCGAGTTTAGAGCAGCATCTGGCTCCGCCATTGGCTAAACGCGTGTGTCGGGAGGCGGTGCCAGCGTGGGACTCACTGAGAGAAGGAGATGATGCACTGGATGAAATGCTGCAGTATCTGGGATACTCGAGTCCTGAGTGTCTGCAGAGAGCTG GTATGCCGCTCAACATCCCAGCACCTCCtccagtgtgtgtttcagagaagCAGGAGAACGATGTGATCAATGCCATCCTGAAACAAAGTGCTGCTGAGAGAGACTTCGTCCTTCAT AGAGGTGAGGAGCTGAACATGAGAGCCGTGCATCAGACTGAACCAGAGACTCAGACGCCACAGTCGGCCTTCTATTACTGCAGACTACTGATCAACATACTGGGGCTCAACTCCTGGGAGAAGAG